A section of the Lathamus discolor isolate bLatDis1 chromosome 6, bLatDis1.hap1, whole genome shotgun sequence genome encodes:
- the LBHD2 gene encoding LBH domain-containing protein 2 has product MTEVMNTREPVMEEFALSQTPEEEGGPSSQAFPDSREKYPKLSKRLPSIVVEPTESGDVESGELRWPPDDLKSAEDKGLHGDQRVCVQQQQQQMDLEDTSAHPAQEVEGSTDTLEGSTEEDE; this is encoded by the exons ATGACAGAGGTGATGAACACACGGGAACCGGTGATGGAGGAATTTGCACTCAGCCAGACTCCCGAGGAAGAAGGAGGCCCTTCAAGTCAG GCCTTCCCAGACTCACGTGAGAAGTACCCCAAGCTGTCCAAAAGACTGCCTTCGATTGTAGTGGAGCCGACCGAGTCCGGGGACGTGGAGAGTGGGGAGCTGCGCTGGCCTCCTGATGACCTGAAATCAGCAGAGGACAAGGGTCTTCATGGCGACCAAAGAGTCTgtgtccagcagcagcagcagcagatggatCTGGAAG ATACTTCAGCGCACCCAGCTCAAGAAGTGGAAGGCAGTACAGATACTCTGGAAGGCAGCACTGAAGAGGATGAGTAG